A window of Longimicrobium sp. contains these coding sequences:
- a CDS encoding aldehyde dehydrogenase family protein: MAEQHKNFIGGQWVEPSSGDYFENRNPAKQSDLIGLFPRSTREDLDRAVRAAKSGFEEWRRTPAPARGDVLRKVGDLLSTRKDEIARAATREMGKTLTETRGDVQEGIDTAYYAGVEGRRLFGHTVPSELRNKWAMSYRRPIGVCGLITPFNFPLAIPTWKMFPALVCGNSVIIKPAEDTPHTVQLLVEVLEEAGIPAGVVNLVHGLGEEIGAAIVEHPDIPVISFTGSTDIGSIIGQTCGRMHKRLSLEMGGKNAQIVMDDAELDLALEGVLWGAFGTTGQRCTATSRLLLHDRIHDQLLERLIERAKKLKLGYGLDEGVDVGPLIHEASRTKVQEYVEIGKTEGTLVLGGEVPTGNGLDDGFFFQPTIFTDIKPGSRMATEEIFGPVLSVIRFSDLDEAIHINNEVKYGLSSSLYTRDTVSAFRAFQEMDNGITYVNAPTIGAEAHLPFGGVKQTGNGHREGGWEVYEFYSETKVCYLDYSGKLQRAQIDNYDASPY; the protein is encoded by the coding sequence ATGGCGGAACAGCACAAGAACTTCATCGGCGGCCAGTGGGTGGAGCCGTCTTCGGGCGATTACTTCGAGAACCGCAACCCCGCGAAGCAGTCGGACCTGATCGGCCTGTTCCCGCGCAGCACGCGCGAGGACCTGGACCGCGCCGTCCGCGCCGCCAAGTCGGGCTTCGAGGAGTGGCGCCGCACCCCGGCGCCCGCGCGCGGCGACGTGCTGCGCAAGGTGGGCGACCTGCTGAGCACGCGGAAGGACGAGATCGCCCGGGCCGCCACGCGCGAGATGGGCAAGACGCTCACGGAGACGCGCGGTGACGTGCAGGAGGGCATCGACACGGCCTACTACGCCGGCGTGGAGGGCCGCCGCCTCTTCGGCCACACGGTGCCCTCGGAACTGCGCAACAAGTGGGCGATGAGCTACCGCCGCCCCATCGGCGTGTGCGGACTGATCACGCCCTTCAACTTTCCGCTGGCCATCCCCACGTGGAAGATGTTCCCGGCGCTGGTGTGCGGGAACAGCGTGATCATCAAGCCGGCCGAGGACACGCCGCACACGGTGCAGCTGCTCGTCGAGGTGCTGGAGGAGGCCGGCATTCCCGCGGGTGTCGTGAACCTGGTGCACGGCCTGGGCGAGGAGATCGGCGCGGCCATCGTGGAGCACCCCGACATCCCGGTGATCTCGTTCACGGGGTCGACGGACATCGGCTCCATCATCGGCCAGACGTGCGGGCGCATGCACAAGCGCCTGTCGCTGGAGATGGGCGGCAAGAACGCGCAGATCGTGATGGACGACGCCGAGCTGGACCTGGCGCTGGAAGGCGTGCTGTGGGGCGCGTTCGGCACCACGGGGCAGCGGTGCACGGCTACGTCGCGCCTGCTGCTTCACGACCGGATTCATGACCAGCTGCTGGAGCGGCTGATCGAGCGCGCGAAGAAGCTGAAGCTGGGCTACGGCCTGGACGAGGGCGTGGACGTGGGCCCGCTGATCCACGAGGCCTCGCGCACCAAGGTGCAGGAGTACGTGGAGATCGGGAAGACGGAGGGCACGCTCGTGCTGGGCGGCGAGGTCCCGACGGGCAACGGCCTGGACGACGGGTTCTTCTTCCAGCCGACCATCTTCACCGACATCAAGCCCGGCTCGCGGATGGCGACGGAGGAGATCTTCGGGCCGGTGCTGTCGGTGATCCGCTTCTCGGACCTGGACGAGGCGATCCACATTAACAACGAGGTGAAGTACGGCCTCAGCTCGTCGCTCTACACGCGCGACACCGTCTCGGCGTTCCGTGCGTTCCAGGAGATGGACAACGGCATCACCTACGTCAACGCGCCCACCATCGGCGCCGAGGCGCACCTTCCGTTCGGTGGCGTGAAGCAGACCGGCAACGGCCACCGCGAGGGCGGCTGGGAAGTGTACGAGTTCTACTCCGAGACCAAGGTCTGCTACCTGGACTACTCCGGGAAGCTGCAGCGCGCGCAGATCGACAACTACGACGCGTCGCCGTACTGA
- a CDS encoding SDR family NAD(P)-dependent oxidoreductase, which yields MHPPHPVQDDPYDPPAQASYPSLPSIPGGIIRVPAEAEAVDEFLEGLNEETQPKSLNYGMSMRGRTAIVTGGASGIGRAIALEFARHGVNVAFNWYSYDGGVGMEEEAEQTERDLRQLEVRVHCEPCDVRDSDEVNRFVKGVQEEFGRVHFLVNNAGIARDRALWRLTDEQWSSVLDTNLTGAFHMIRALAPTFRRHHDGKIVNVSSVHGIRSEFGLANYSASKAGLLGLTRSAALELGPSNVNVNAVAPGYIRTTRLTNGVPAEILDTARERSVLGRLGDPQDVANVVVFLCSEYARHITGTVIPVDGGHLL from the coding sequence ATGCACCCTCCCCATCCCGTCCAGGACGACCCCTACGATCCGCCGGCTCAGGCGTCGTATCCGTCACTCCCCAGCATCCCGGGCGGCATCATCCGCGTTCCCGCCGAAGCGGAGGCCGTAGACGAGTTCCTCGAGGGCCTCAACGAGGAAACGCAGCCCAAGTCGCTGAACTACGGGATGAGCATGCGCGGGCGCACCGCCATCGTCACGGGCGGCGCCTCGGGCATCGGGCGGGCGATCGCGCTGGAGTTTGCGCGGCACGGGGTGAACGTCGCCTTCAACTGGTATTCGTACGACGGCGGCGTGGGGATGGAGGAAGAGGCGGAGCAGACCGAGCGCGACCTGCGCCAGCTGGAGGTGCGCGTGCACTGCGAGCCCTGCGACGTGCGCGACTCCGACGAGGTGAACCGGTTCGTCAAGGGCGTCCAGGAAGAGTTCGGGCGGGTTCACTTCCTGGTGAACAACGCGGGGATCGCGCGCGACCGCGCGCTGTGGCGGCTGACGGACGAGCAGTGGAGCTCGGTGCTCGACACCAACCTGACGGGCGCGTTCCACATGATCCGGGCGCTGGCGCCCACCTTTCGCCGCCACCACGACGGCAAGATCGTCAACGTGTCGTCGGTGCACGGCATCCGCAGCGAGTTCGGCCTGGCCAACTACAGCGCCTCCAAGGCGGGGCTGCTGGGCCTCACCCGCTCGGCCGCGCTGGAGCTGGGCCCCAGCAACGTGAACGTGAACGCCGTGGCGCCGGGGTACATCCGCACCACGCGCCTGACCAACGGCGTGCCGGCGGAAATCCTGGACACGGCCCGCGAGCGCTCCGTCCTGGGCCGCCTGGGCGATCCGCAGGACGTGGCGAACGTCGTCGTCTTTCTCTGCTCCGAGTACGCGCGCCACATCACCGGCACCGTCATTCCCGTCGACGGGGGACACCTGCTTTGA
- a CDS encoding isocitrate/isopropylmalate dehydrogenase family protein: protein MPQIVTLIPGDGIGPDITQAVVRVIEATGADIQWDRRDAGVSAIEKHTTPIPQETLDSIRTNRVALKGPLTTPVGVGFRSINVALRKEFDLYANVRPAYTIVRGGRYEGVDIVLIRENTEGLYSGVEHYVGIGGDPRAAAESVMLVTRFGVERILRYAFEYALKNGRKKVTLAHKANILKYTQGLFLDVGREMAKEYEGRVQFEDRIIDAAAMMLVMDPDKFDVIVCENMFGDILSDLIAGLVGGLGMAPGANIGKDAAIFEAVHGSAPDIAGKGIANPLALLLAGAMMLDHLDMRDEAARIRKALVATVVEGDSLTPDLGGTGTTDSLADAIIKRL from the coding sequence ATGCCGCAGATCGTTACGCTGATCCCGGGCGACGGGATCGGGCCGGACATCACCCAGGCCGTGGTGCGGGTGATAGAGGCCACCGGGGCCGACATCCAGTGGGACCGCCGCGACGCCGGCGTGAGCGCCATCGAAAAGCACACCACGCCCATTCCCCAGGAAACGCTGGACTCCATCCGCACGAACCGGGTGGCGCTCAAGGGGCCGCTGACCACCCCCGTGGGTGTGGGCTTCCGCTCCATCAACGTGGCGCTGCGCAAGGAGTTCGACCTGTACGCCAACGTTCGCCCCGCATACACCATCGTGCGCGGCGGGCGGTACGAGGGCGTGGACATCGTCCTGATCCGCGAAAACACCGAGGGGCTGTACAGTGGCGTCGAGCACTACGTAGGCATCGGCGGCGACCCCCGCGCGGCCGCGGAGAGCGTGATGCTGGTCACCCGCTTCGGCGTGGAGCGCATCCTTCGCTACGCCTTCGAGTACGCGCTGAAGAACGGGCGCAAGAAGGTGACGCTGGCCCACAAGGCCAACATCCTCAAGTACACGCAGGGCCTCTTCCTGGACGTGGGCCGCGAGATGGCCAAGGAGTACGAGGGCCGCGTGCAGTTCGAGGACCGCATCATCGACGCGGCGGCCATGATGCTGGTCATGGATCCGGACAAGTTCGACGTGATCGTCTGCGAGAACATGTTCGGCGACATCCTGTCGGACCTGATCGCGGGCCTCGTCGGCGGGCTGGGGATGGCGCCGGGCGCCAACATCGGTAAGGACGCCGCGATCTTCGAGGCGGTGCACGGCTCCGCGCCCGACATCGCGGGAAAGGGCATCGCCAACCCGCTGGCGCTGCTGCTGGCCGGTGCCATGATGCTGGACCACCTGGACATGCGCGACGAGGCCGCCCGCATCCGCAAGGCGCTGGTGGCCACAGTGGTGGAGGGCGACAGCCTGACGCCGGACCTGGGCGGCACCGGCACCACCGATTCACTGGCCGACGCCATCATCAAGCGCCTCTGA
- the thiM gene encoding hydroxyethylthiazole kinase: MIQTASDSLDPWGALARLRDAGPLVHCITNYVAMDVTANALLAIGASPAMVHAREEAADFAGISRALVINIGTLSPPWVEAMEMAVDRAVALGTPWVLDPVGAGATPYRTGVAGDLARRKPTVIRGNASEILTLAGEVGGAKGVDSTRTPDEARAAASELARSLGCVIAVTGPVDHVTDGARTLSIHHGHEMMTRVTALGCALAGVTGAFLAVEPDPLHAAAYALAFFGLAGEMAASGSIGPGTLRVRLMDALYILDTQTDKEIRIEPMG, encoded by the coding sequence ATGATCCAGACCGCATCGGATTCCCTGGACCCTTGGGGCGCGCTGGCCCGGCTCCGTGACGCCGGCCCGCTGGTGCACTGCATCACCAACTACGTGGCGATGGACGTCACCGCCAACGCGCTGCTGGCCATCGGCGCCTCGCCCGCGATGGTGCACGCGCGCGAGGAGGCCGCGGACTTTGCAGGCATCTCACGGGCGCTGGTGATCAACATCGGCACGCTGTCGCCGCCGTGGGTAGAGGCGATGGAGATGGCGGTGGATCGCGCCGTGGCGCTCGGCACGCCGTGGGTGCTGGACCCCGTGGGCGCCGGGGCCACGCCGTACCGCACCGGCGTCGCGGGCGACCTCGCCCGCCGCAAGCCGACGGTGATCCGGGGCAACGCGTCGGAAATCCTCACGCTGGCGGGTGAGGTGGGCGGGGCCAAGGGCGTCGACAGCACGCGCACCCCGGACGAGGCGCGCGCGGCCGCGTCGGAGCTGGCGCGCTCGCTGGGCTGCGTGATCGCCGTCACCGGTCCCGTGGACCACGTGACGGACGGCGCGCGCACGCTCTCCATCCACCACGGCCACGAGATGATGACGCGCGTCACCGCGCTGGGGTGCGCGCTGGCCGGTGTGACGGGCGCCTTTCTGGCCGTGGAGCCGGACCCGCTGCATGCCGCCGCCTACGCACTCGCCTTCTTCGGGCTGGCGGGCGAGATGGCGGCGTCCGGCTCCATCGGCCCGGGCACCCTGCGCGTCCGGCTGATGGACGCGCTCTACATCCTCGACACGCAAACCGACAAGGAGATCCGGATCGAGCCCATGGGGTGA
- a CDS encoding PIN domain-containing protein has protein sequence MDLDEAPVVTDTNVIFSALLRREGRFLEILFESEHSFHICESVLSELFRLKEKIARTSELDEDTLARLYHEIISLLSIHKEARIAAVHWDQARALCDGVDPADAPHVALTLDLDGVLWTGDKRLRAGLRLKGFDRFFVP, from the coding sequence ATGGACCTTGACGAGGCGCCGGTCGTCACGGACACGAATGTGATCTTCTCGGCCTTGCTGCGTCGTGAAGGACGGTTCTTGGAGATCCTCTTCGAATCGGAGCACAGCTTCCACATCTGTGAAAGCGTCCTCAGCGAATTGTTTCGGCTGAAGGAGAAGATCGCGCGTACGAGTGAGCTCGACGAAGACACCCTCGCTCGCCTGTATCACGAGATCATCTCCCTCCTGAGCATCCATAAGGAAGCACGAATCGCGGCGGTACATTGGGATCAGGCACGTGCGTTGTGCGACGGAGTCGATCCCGCGGACGCTCCTCACGTCGCACTGACGCTCGATCTGGATGGTGTGCTTTGGACCGGTGACAAGCGTCTACGTGCCGGATTGCGGCTGAAGGGGTTCGACCGCTTCTTCGTGCCCTGA
- a CDS encoding histidine kinase dimerization/phospho-acceptor domain-containing protein, which translates to MSETIRTDTSGAIAVADPLAVRANKLELLERLADALAHEIKNPLHSMVINLEVLKRKLGRIPGGDEVLRYTNVLGEELDRVSRRVELLLRLSRPDRGSEEITLTELVEEVMELVQLEARHREARVEYNTEGAMARVRVGRQPARQIILNLVLDALEALPSGETLHVTVRGEDGRSTLTIQASTAPGATQGDRTGVASLLAESVGGQVWAQDGKRTFVLPSGRA; encoded by the coding sequence GTGAGCGAAACCATTCGCACCGACACCTCCGGAGCCATCGCGGTGGCCGACCCTCTCGCCGTTCGGGCCAACAAGCTCGAGCTCCTGGAGCGCCTGGCCGACGCGCTGGCCCACGAGATCAAGAACCCGCTGCACTCCATGGTCATCAACCTGGAAGTGCTGAAGCGGAAGCTTGGCCGCATTCCCGGCGGCGACGAGGTGCTGCGCTACACCAACGTGCTGGGCGAAGAGCTGGACCGGGTGAGCCGCCGCGTGGAACTCCTGCTGCGCCTTTCCCGCCCCGACCGCGGCAGCGAAGAAATCACCCTCACCGAGCTGGTGGAAGAGGTGATGGAGCTGGTGCAGCTGGAGGCGCGGCACAGGGAGGCCCGGGTGGAGTACAATACGGAGGGAGCCATGGCCCGCGTGCGCGTGGGACGTCAGCCCGCCCGGCAGATCATCCTGAACCTGGTGCTCGACGCGCTCGAGGCGCTGCCCAGCGGCGAAACCCTTCACGTCACCGTGCGTGGCGAAGACGGGCGTTCCACGCTGACCATCCAGGCGTCCACGGCGCCGGGCGCCACGCAGGGCGACCGCACCGGAGTGGCGTCGCTGCTGGCCGAAAGCGTCGGCGGGCAGGTCTGGGCGCAGGACGGCAAGCGCACGTTCGTCCTGCCGTCGGGCCGGGCCTGA
- a CDS encoding sigma-54 dependent transcriptional regulator → MPEKILVADDERHIAEGLQMLLADEGYEVDTATDGNAAWKLVQENAYGVVLADLRMPQVDGLELFGRMRKAGIPSEMIIITGEGSVDTAKEAMREGAYDYLEKPLKIDRLKELIPKALEKFQVKQANKQLEERLANLTRFVDLIGQSEEMRSIYSTIEAAAPTTASMLIVGESGTGKELVARAIHEKSNRAKGPFIAINCAAFPREILENELFGHEKGAFTGAINEKQGCFELADGGTLFLDEVAEMEPDIQVKFLRALEQRSFRRLGGKKEIHVDIRVVSATNKQIGKAIDDGKLREDLYHRLAVIPLFLPPLRERRGDVRLLAESFLRRFSEENGKKQLKSFSPEALEFINAYRWPGNVRELKNAVERAVIFARTEEITLGDLRAHELIGSEDREVRVPVGTSLQQAERTLVLKTFSFVEGDHNRAASMLGIEEDELRNRLNQLVAGETVPA, encoded by the coding sequence ATGCCTGAAAAGATCCTGGTTGCCGACGACGAACGCCACATCGCCGAGGGGCTGCAGATGCTCCTTGCCGACGAGGGCTACGAAGTCGACACCGCCACGGACGGCAACGCGGCCTGGAAGCTGGTTCAGGAAAACGCCTACGGCGTAGTGCTGGCGGACCTGCGCATGCCGCAGGTTGATGGGCTGGAGCTGTTCGGGCGCATGCGCAAGGCCGGCATCCCGTCGGAGATGATCATCATCACCGGCGAGGGCTCCGTCGACACGGCCAAGGAGGCCATGCGTGAAGGGGCTTACGACTATCTCGAAAAGCCGCTGAAGATCGACCGCCTCAAGGAGCTGATCCCCAAAGCGCTCGAGAAGTTCCAGGTGAAGCAGGCCAACAAGCAGCTCGAGGAGCGCCTGGCCAACCTCACCCGGTTCGTGGACCTGATCGGCCAGTCCGAGGAGATGCGGTCCATCTACTCGACCATCGAGGCGGCGGCGCCCACCACGGCCAGCATGCTCATCGTGGGCGAGAGCGGCACCGGCAAGGAGCTGGTGGCGCGCGCCATCCATGAAAAGAGCAACCGGGCCAAGGGGCCGTTCATCGCCATCAACTGCGCCGCGTTCCCCCGGGAAATCCTGGAGAACGAGCTGTTCGGCCACGAGAAGGGCGCGTTCACCGGGGCCATCAACGAAAAGCAGGGCTGCTTCGAGCTTGCGGACGGCGGAACGCTGTTCCTGGACGAGGTGGCCGAGATGGAGCCCGACATCCAGGTGAAGTTCCTGCGCGCGCTGGAGCAGCGGTCGTTCCGGCGCTTGGGCGGCAAGAAGGAGATCCACGTGGACATCCGCGTGGTTTCCGCCACCAACAAGCAGATCGGCAAGGCCATCGACGACGGCAAGCTGCGCGAGGACCTGTACCACCGCCTGGCCGTCATCCCGCTCTTCCTGCCGCCGCTCCGCGAGCGCCGCGGCGACGTGCGGCTGCTGGCGGAAAGCTTCCTGCGTCGCTTCTCGGAAGAGAACGGCAAGAAGCAGCTGAAGAGCTTCTCGCCCGAGGCGCTGGAGTTCATCAACGCGTACCGCTGGCCGGGCAACGTCCGCGAGCTGAAGAACGCCGTGGAGCGTGCGGTGATCTTTGCCCGCACGGAAGAGATCACGCTGGGCGACCTGCGGGCGCACGAGCTGATCGGCTCGGAGGACCGCGAGGTGCGCGTTCCCGTGGGCACCTCGCTTCAGCAGGCGGAGCGCACGCTGGTGCTCAAGACCTTTTCCTTCGTCGAGGGCGACCACAACCGGGCCGCCTCGATGCTGGGAATCGAGGAAGACGAGCTTCGCAACCGCCTGAACCAGCTGGTCGCGGGCGAAACCGTCCCGGCCTGA
- a CDS encoding DUF433 domain-containing protein, with translation MIPGGVITVDPGILGGTPVFTGTRVPVDSLWAHLEAGDSLDDFLDGFPGVSREQAKQCCARVCAGCVRPSLARASALDQQ, from the coding sequence ATGATCCCCGGAGGCGTGATCACCGTTGATCCCGGCATCCTGGGCGGAACTCCCGTTTTCACCGGTACCCGCGTCCCGGTGGACAGCTTGTGGGCTCACCTCGAGGCAGGTGACAGCCTGGATGATTTCCTCGACGGATTTCCCGGCGTCTCCCGCGAACAGGCGAAGCAGTGCTGCGCACGCGTGTGCGCTGGGTGTGTTCGCCCGAGTCTTGCTAGAGCATCTGCGCTCGATCAGCAGTGA
- a CDS encoding helicase HerA-like domain-containing protein, protein MNSDVLNAARTAFPASTGTITLGAVVHEGACAPEPLVSLPLSMMNRHGLIAGATGTGKTKSLQLIAEQLSNAGVPVFLSDVKGDLSGIGVPGEAGDRVKQRASDTGYAWQPAGMPVEYLSLSGKLGAQLRATVSSFGPLLLAKVLGLNETQSSVLTLVFKYCDDKGLLLLDLSDLRAALRYLSEEGADELKEYGGMSKQTVGVLLRELVELEAQDAERFFGEPEFDLDDLLKTAPDGRGIVSVLELQDVQETPALFSTFMLWMLATLYHTLPEMGDVAQPKLVFFFDEAHLLFDGASKALVDQVEQVVRLIRSKGVGVFFITQNPRDVPPEILGQLGHRVQHALRAFTPDDEKALKSAARTFPKTTFYDVEETLTTLGIGEALVTTLSPSGVPSQPFAVRMVPPSSRMGPLTADELQARIGASEQVRRYAQEIDRESAREMLEERAGQAQEAEDGAEAAPRGSGRVPDYDRAPRTATRKSSRSADGDPEPRRGRKERGTVEQILRSPVAKSAVNTLVRGLVGALLGGRRRR, encoded by the coding sequence ATGAATTCCGACGTCCTGAACGCGGCCCGCACGGCCTTTCCCGCATCCACCGGAACCATCACCCTTGGCGCCGTGGTGCACGAGGGTGCCTGCGCGCCGGAGCCGCTGGTGTCGCTGCCCCTGTCGATGATGAACCGCCACGGGCTGATCGCCGGGGCCACGGGCACGGGCAAGACCAAGTCGCTGCAGCTGATCGCCGAGCAGCTGTCGAACGCCGGCGTCCCCGTCTTCCTTTCCGACGTGAAGGGCGACCTGAGTGGCATCGGCGTCCCGGGCGAGGCGGGCGATCGCGTGAAGCAGCGTGCCTCCGACACCGGCTACGCCTGGCAGCCCGCGGGGATGCCGGTGGAGTACCTGAGCCTTTCGGGGAAGCTGGGCGCGCAGCTGCGGGCCACCGTGTCTTCCTTCGGCCCGCTGCTGCTGGCCAAGGTGCTGGGCCTGAACGAAACGCAGTCCAGCGTGCTGACCCTGGTCTTCAAGTACTGCGACGACAAAGGCCTGCTGCTGCTGGATTTGTCGGACCTGCGCGCGGCGCTCCGCTACCTGTCGGAAGAGGGCGCCGACGAGCTGAAGGAGTACGGCGGGATGTCGAAGCAGACCGTGGGCGTGCTGCTTCGCGAACTGGTGGAGCTGGAGGCGCAGGACGCCGAGCGGTTCTTCGGCGAGCCGGAGTTCGATCTGGACGACCTGCTGAAGACGGCGCCGGACGGGCGCGGGATCGTGAGCGTGCTGGAACTGCAGGACGTGCAGGAAACGCCCGCGCTGTTCAGCACCTTCATGCTGTGGATGCTCGCCACGCTGTACCACACCCTTCCGGAGATGGGCGACGTTGCCCAGCCCAAGCTGGTGTTCTTCTTCGACGAGGCGCACCTGCTGTTCGACGGCGCCAGCAAGGCGCTGGTGGACCAGGTGGAGCAGGTGGTGCGGCTGATCCGCTCCAAGGGCGTAGGCGTGTTCTTCATCACCCAGAACCCGCGCGACGTGCCGCCCGAAATCCTGGGCCAGCTGGGCCACCGCGTTCAGCACGCCCTGCGCGCCTTTACCCCGGACGACGAAAAGGCGCTGAAGTCCGCCGCGCGCACGTTTCCGAAGACGACGTTCTACGACGTGGAGGAAACGCTGACCACGCTGGGCATCGGCGAGGCGCTAGTCACGACGCTGTCCCCGTCGGGCGTGCCCAGCCAGCCGTTCGCCGTGCGCATGGTGCCGCCCTCGTCGCGGATGGGCCCGCTGACCGCGGACGAGCTGCAGGCCCGCATCGGCGCCTCGGAGCAGGTGCGGAGGTACGCGCAGGAGATCGACCGTGAAAGCGCCCGCGAGATGCTGGAGGAGCGTGCGGGGCAGGCGCAGGAGGCGGAGGACGGGGCGGAGGCTGCTCCCCGGGGCTCCGGCCGGGTGCCGGACTACGACCGCGCTCCACGCACCGCCACGCGAAAGTCGTCGCGCTCGGCCGATGGCGACCCCGAGCCGCGCCGGGGTCGCAAGGAGCGCGGGACGGTGGAGCAGATCCTTCGTTCGCCCGTCGCCAAGTCTGCCGTGAACACCCTGGTCCGCGGACTGGTGGGTGCCCTGCTGGGTGGACGCAGGAGACGGTGA
- a CDS encoding response regulator, which translates to MAAQRILVIEDEAAAREALKSLLDEEGYTVCTAESGRRGLERLEDFRPDTVVCDFYLPDIDGLQVVRAIRSAGDSGVRVIIITAGCGGEEAESTLRREADFFFQKPLDLRRFRDVLQAEGDAEHHGALALH; encoded by the coding sequence ATGGCGGCACAACGCATACTCGTCATCGAGGACGAGGCAGCCGCGCGCGAGGCGCTGAAGAGCCTGCTCGACGAGGAGGGCTACACCGTCTGCACGGCCGAAAGCGGCAGGCGCGGCCTGGAGCGGCTCGAGGACTTTCGCCCGGACACGGTGGTGTGCGACTTCTACCTCCCCGACATCGACGGGCTGCAGGTGGTGCGCGCCATCCGCTCGGCGGGCGACAGCGGGGTGCGCGTGATCATCATCACGGCCGGGTGCGGCGGCGAAGAGGCCGAGAGCACGCTGCGCCGCGAGGCCGACTTCTTCTTCCAGAAGCCGCTGGACCTGCGCCGCTTCCGCGACGTCCTGCAGGCCGAGGGCGACGCGGAGCACCACGGCGCGCTCGCGCTTCACTGA
- a CDS encoding YtxH domain-containing protein translates to MREDLGQPRIVIEERGGGAGSFLLGVLVGAGAALLLAPRSGRETQREIRGFVTGRVDAVRGAVDTRVEQARTAVDEGRSAAAQARAELQRRVQEAKASYRGGQRPDAPRAPALQLAVSAPPVQEVVITEVTTEADVGDLAGGEVR, encoded by the coding sequence ATGCGTGAGGACCTGGGGCAGCCGCGGATCGTGATCGAGGAGCGGGGCGGGGGAGCCGGCTCCTTTCTGCTGGGCGTGCTGGTAGGCGCGGGTGCCGCGCTGCTGCTGGCGCCGCGTAGCGGGCGCGAGACCCAGCGCGAGATCCGCGGCTTCGTCACCGGGCGCGTAGACGCGGTCCGCGGCGCGGTGGATACGCGTGTCGAGCAAGCCCGGACGGCGGTGGACGAGGGGCGGTCGGCGGCCGCGCAGGCGCGCGCCGAGCTGCAGCGGCGGGTGCAAGAGGCCAAGGCCTCGTACCGCGGCGGCCAGCGCCCCGATGCCCCCCGCGCCCCGGCGCTGCAGCTGGCGGTTTCCGCGCCTCCCGTACAGGAGGTGGTGATCACCGAGGTGACCACCGAAGCCGACGTGGGAGACCTGGCGGGCGGCGAAGTTCGTTGA
- a CDS encoding YihY/virulence factor BrkB family protein: MAEPTVPPSRAAILRRAARAALSRVLGGWAEFGRRVYIKAGEDDIFFLAGGIAFNVLVAAVPFLLMLIAIFGYVLKAAVNDPQQAAVEYVLSILPPSQRIVTLTRSLVGEVVAGRTRFGILGLVLFIWSSTRLVASLRSVLKHIFDLPEERPIIAGMFFDLQMVLVAGTLFVFNTGITVAVEAAQAYGVRWLGLSAYPEVQSVQRALARILAFCFILLMFVLMYRYLPKRKTPWRIALVAAVFTSVSWELLKGIFAWYVTYVSDWRTTYGTLASLILLVFWIYYSAIVFVLGGEVAQVYDLMRIRRKQRELLE; encoded by the coding sequence ATGGCCGAACCCACCGTTCCCCCCAGTCGCGCCGCGATACTGCGAAGGGCCGCCCGTGCGGCCCTTTCGCGCGTTCTCGGCGGCTGGGCGGAGTTCGGGCGGCGGGTGTACATCAAGGCCGGCGAGGACGACATCTTCTTCCTGGCCGGCGGCATCGCCTTCAACGTGCTGGTGGCGGCCGTTCCGTTTCTGCTGATGCTCATCGCCATCTTCGGCTACGTGCTGAAGGCGGCGGTGAACGATCCGCAGCAGGCCGCGGTGGAGTACGTGCTCTCCATCCTGCCGCCCTCGCAGCGCATCGTTACGCTCACCCGTTCCCTCGTGGGCGAGGTGGTGGCGGGGCGCACTCGGTTCGGCATCCTGGGCCTGGTGCTGTTCATCTGGTCGTCCACGCGGCTGGTAGCCAGCCTTCGCTCGGTGCTCAAGCACATTTTCGACCTGCCGGAAGAGCGGCCGATCATCGCGGGGATGTTCTTCGACCTGCAGATGGTGCTGGTGGCGGGAACGCTGTTCGTGTTCAACACGGGCATCACCGTCGCCGTCGAGGCGGCGCAGGCGTACGGGGTGCGGTGGCTGGGCCTTTCGGCCTATCCCGAGGTGCAGTCGGTTCAGCGGGCGCTGGCGCGGATCCTGGCGTTCTGCTTCATCCTGCTGATGTTCGTGCTGATGTACCGCTATCTTCCCAAGCGGAAGACGCCGTGGCGCATCGCGCTGGTGGCGGCGGTGTTCACCTCGGTGTCGTGGGAGCTGCTGAAGGGGATCTTCGCGTGGTACGTCACCTACGTCAGCGACTGGCGGACGACGTACGGAACGCTGGCCTCTCTGATCCTGCTCGTGTTTTGGATATATTACTCGGCCATCGTGTTCGTGCTGGGCGGCGAAGTGGCCCAGGTGTACGACCTGATGCGCATCCGGCGCAAGCAGAGGGAGCTGTTGGAATGA